GACGAACTGCTACGCTTTCATTTTAGCACCTATGAgttaaggttagggttagggtagcaTAATTAGCATAATTCAAAAATGATGATTTAAATTCTCTCGTGCTGTAAGATGGGGCTGACTGACACCTAAGTAAAGCAGTGTTAATCTAATTATAACACACACTCGCCTGTTATTGGTTGTTTTTGACAGGAGTTTGTTTAAGTGGCTAAAATAGGTTTTATTCTTCAGTGCCtaaatatgcattttttttattggtaaTCAAACGGAAAGGCAAGAACAGAATAATTACATGAGAAGGTCTTTGTTAAATTTTAagaaagtgatttttttaattctgtttttgaGTCGCAAAAAAGATGGCAAAGGGGGGCTGCTTCTTTCCCCACAGAAGAGGCATATCTGTAACTTGACTACACTATATGATACTTTAATGTATTACTGCACATGTATGAAGTAAATAACAGTTCTTATTGCTTGGTGCTTGCTGTATCACAAAATGATGTTTGGATGTGCgtcaggtttaaaaaaaaaaagacttaggTTGAGATTCTGGTGAGTATGAGAGTAGTGTTATTTTGATCTTCTGTACGTCCTGTACATATGGAAgtattgacaataaagctgactttgacttgaaATTAGGGAAACCTAAACATGAACCGTGTGTGTCTAATTAAATTGTGCTATTTTTTGTAAATTAAAAGAAGTCCAGACAAAAAGGTGAGAAGACAACATGCAACAGTTAGAAACAGCCAGAGACAGTGCCCTGaaggtggagggagaggaggagagttaGGCTGGTCCAGTAACCTGAATCCTGTTTTTAAGTCTCCACATGTCAGCATTTAGTCTGGGCAGGACTGGCGAGGAGTCACTCACAGCACAAAGGTTTTCCCCTGTGTGGAAACCTCCTGTGTGCAAAGCCAACTTTAAACCAATCATCTGCTGCCTCTTAACTTCTGTCTCCTCCTTTCTTACTATCAGTGAGTCAGACTgtgtggaaaaaacagggagggGATGGCAGAGGGAAAGTCTGACATCTCTTTTTTGACacagcacatgtgtttgtttaaaaatagTCTGGCGTGCCAACTGGGGCCCGTTTCTATTGATGAGGCCTTGGTGACATCACGCACCGGATCCACCAGAGTGTGAGCAGATGCCTGTTAGCGGGGGCTGCTGAATTGTGGGTTGTGATTCACAGTCTGTTTGATTCTATTGTctacatttacatacacactTGACATTTTTATGACAGAAGTTACACTGCTGCCAAAGGAAAAGGTTAGCACGAACCTGAAGCTGATGTGTAAATGCTGAAGCTTACCTGTATTCAGCCCCCCAGCCTTTCACGAAGCTCATGCGGATGGTGCACATCCTGGTGAGCTGGTACACAGCCTCAAACCCCTGGTTAACCGACTGGGCCAGCAGGGCCGCAAACTCCTGGTTGTTGAATATCTTCAGGTTACATCCTAGAGggaaaaaacagacaacaaacCCATTAGCTAAGCATCTCAAAGACAAACATAACACAAAATGTTTATATCATGATCACAATAGCTGCAGTGCTCCACATGCAATATTCACAATGTTAGCAGTCAACCAATACTGCAGTCCAGCCTGTATACCACAccatttgtgtgtgagagctgcagcaggaaactAGTAGCAGCTTTAGCTTTAACCACAGACATGTAGACTGTCTGATCAGGCAGTAACTGTACTGATGCTCTGCAACAGTCTGAGCAAGTGCTATCAGATTGTGCCTTAGGTCACAAACCTCCCCCCAGCAGAGCCTGAGATTTACAACATCTGAATGATTGaacaaatatgaacaaagaaaacaattcTGCTAATGGAGGAGGTGGGTggggaggagctgcagagtaagAGGAATACAGTgaccacagagcagacagaatgaatgaatgctttCTGCTTTATAAAGAACATAAACTAGGTCACGTTGTAGTAACTGGTAAGCAATAGCATGTTGACCTCTGCGTCTTTTTGTTAAAAGGAATGCAATTATATAGCACTTTAATACAAAAAGCTTTCAATTTTGTTTAAAATGcacccattcacacacacactgctggaagTGAGCTAACCAATTTGAAGTTCAgtgtcttgctcaaggacaGTTTATGATAGAAAAGAGTTTCTATCCTTGTTTCTCCCGATTTCTCttgctctcttttctttcctttttccacATCTTTCATCCTCTATcagccagacacacacctggGGGTATCTTGCAGACTGTAGCAGGGTGCCAACCATAACGCTGATTGCAGTTGGGGCTCTGGACAAAGATTGCGCTGTCACTGAGACATTCTGCAAACACCTCTCCTCCAATGTAATACAGCCGCACACCACGACCTGAAAGAAAACAGCCAGAAAAGGATCAAACTAGCATCAATGCGGAACGTCTATATGCGTTATTATTTTAACTATTAGAGCAGAGGGTTACCAATGTGTCTGCGTGTTAACTCCACAGCTGCGTTGCGGTTGACATTGGATAGCAGGCCGAGGCAGAAACGCTCTGAGTTGGAGGGGTCTGTGAAGCCGTCCACTGTCAGTGAGGGCTGTGAGGCATGGAAGGTCTCTCCTACTCGCTGGTTCAGCTCATAGTATGAAATAGAGCACCAGAAGGCTGGCTCACAGTACGTCACTGGCTGGAGGTCTGAGAGAAAggcatacattttgtttttattaaatcgCACTACAAGAACAACAGGCACAAAGTACAAACACGATAAAGCACAATAACGtgcttaataataataaaacaccgGTGCTTGCGTCACAACATGTCAAACCCATACTCTGTTTCCCAGAAGCTTTACCAGACAAAATGTGGAAACTCAACCCTCACTGGTGGGATGTCAAATTACAGGCTTATCCATAGTAGTTTTCTGTAACTTCAACTGGTTCTGgtaatttgctttttttccccagccaCTCTCTAACAACTTTAACATTTTGTCCTTGGCTTTGAAGTCAAGAACAGAACTGGACAGCACTGCCAAATGAAACTGGTGtaattttgttattttaatcCAGGAGCGTTCCAGCTGAACCCCCTGGCGTTTTTCCGTCCTGATAGAATAAACATAGGATATTGTTATTGATGTTAGTGTGGGCTGCATGGTGTCTTGGCCTGTTTAACAGCTCGCATGGTGAGCTGGGAAGACAAAGACTTCTTTCAACACCTGGTTTCCTCTTACAAAAATGGAGTTAAATCAAACGGAGAATTCCCACTGGGGCAGATAAACTATTGAAACATTTGTTTCAATAGACAGGAAaagtacacaaacagacagttCTTACCCAAGTTACTGTGTGTGGGTGAAACGGGGTTCGGTGACAGGTTCGGGGAGCTTGTGTCCATGCTGTGTGTCATCTGGTGATCGCTGGTCTCTCCATCTTCACTGAGGTAGCCTGGTGGTGGCGTTTCtgtaacaaagaaaaacacacatgagcCCAAGAGACAACTCATTGTATTTGTGGCAAAGGTCCTAAAAATAGATCTGTTGGGAATTTCTGTTGTGTGGGTATAGTAGCTGCCTGATTCAAACGCAACACTAAAAATCTAGATGAAATGACTGAATATAAACCACTGAGTGTATGTAAATATAGTATGTTGTTACTGCCAGTGTTTACATGTGCctaaatggtaaaaaaataaaataaatcaaccCTGCATAAGACATGGCCACAATCCTGGTGACCTCTGATTGAATCTAAAGTATTCTGTCAACAGCTAAGTTAGTGAGCTAACTTATTTAGCATTCAAACTGTATTGTACTCAGTGTAGGATGCCAGTTTGTTGTGATGAATTGAAACTGTCAACAGTGAGTGGATCGTGTTCAGTGAATGGTAGGTAATAAAATACTGTTTATGACATTTACTCATAATAAGGTTTGAGGTCCATAACAGGCAGGCACTATAAAGAATCTAGTTAAAGAACTCCTAATCTACAACAACCCACTGTTTTAGCTGAGAAAAATGAGTTGTAAAGTGACTAAACAGAAAGGACAAAAATGCACATTAACAGCTTAACACTGGAATACTGTGGGTCAGCTGCAACTGCTCAGATAGCactccttacaaactaattctgACAGATTTTAAAACTGGCCCTTAAGTCTGAGTCATGTGTGGAAGCATGTTGGTACCTGGTATGTAGTTGCTTTGGGGCTCAATTCCAGCAGGGAAATTGGTGTTTTCAGGGATTGAATGGCTGTAGTCATCCAGAGGAGGGAACTCACTTGGGATTTCTGTGTGTCTGGGTACCAGCACTGGTGGGAGCACTAATggaaacaaagagacaaaagtATTTGCTTAGAATAGAGCAACAGTAATATGTTTCATGTCAGGATAGAATAAATTAAAACTGAAAttcataataaaataataaagttgTGCAGTAAAATTATAAAATGTGCAATAAATCTAAGCTGAGTaaaataaacttaaataaaTCCTCCCTTAAATTCATGGAAATGTGCTTTTGCAAAACCATTCATGGTCTGTAGAAAAGATAAACATGCTCCAAGCTGTCATACAGTACCTGGTGTTTCTACTCTCTGGTAGTGGTATGGGTTGACGCACACTTCATCCTTCTTCGTGTGGAAGGCATACTCGCACAGCTCCACCGCCCGCAGCTCGTGGTGGGACTGTAGGTCGGGCCAGCGCCACAGACGGCAGTAGATGACGTGTGGCAGACCTTTTCTGTGGGAAACCTGCAGACGGCCATCCAGAGACCTGCGGACAGCAGGAATAGAAGGAACAGAGAGGTTTGTCAGGAATTTGAGCCAAAGTTCACCTTGTGTTTAGAAAGCTTTATTCCCcagaacaacagaaaacacTCTGATGTAACAACTGTTGATGTAATAACATTTTTGATTGGTTGTTACAGGTTGTAGCTGTAATATAAGCAAAGCATCCTAGTACAAAACATGACGTGTGATGTGTTTCAATTTAACATTACATTTTTCATACTCAAAAAGATATCACAAATATATCACAAATGTTGTTTAGTCTGGGCTCTGAAAGATGATGAGAGTTCCAGCTGTGAGCACGCTGGTTATGAGGCAACATCTAATAATAAACAACCGGGAATGATATTACAGTATGTCTAACAAGAATTTCATTGTGTTGTATAACACATCTGCACTCATCTGGTGTACAGTGCTCCTGGCAGGATGATTTTTTTAGGCCACCAGACAGTAATGAGTGGTAGTTTGACGTTACAGATTGACATAATGGGGTTGTAGCCTGTAATCTCTTTGCACAATGACCCgtgaaagagggggaaaaaaacacactcatcaTTGTATTATGCAAGAGGCAGTGACCACATATGTCCCTTCTATCTCTCCGTCTCGCCCACTCATTCACAAATACAGTGCAAGGGTCAGAGGTTTACGGTAAAGCCCTATAGAAGGACAAATATCTCTCCAAATAAACACAGGGTCATGACTTGAATCACTCCTGAAAGCTCAGTGGTGCCCCATTTGGGTCATCCATTGTACGCCTGGTGAGTGCTATTTTAAATTTTTATGCCAAAAGCTTTCATTCACAGTCCCTGAGCTTAAAAGGAGACTGTAAGTTGGTGGCAGGGGACGGGGTGTTGAATTTGCAAATGGTATGTTACAAGCACGCAACTGCACAAAGTCATACAGTTGATGAAGCGAGACATCAGTGGAGTGAAGCgcttttagttttgtttctATCACTATCACGATCTTTGGATCTGGAGCATAAGACAAAGAATGCACCTCCTTTTGATCTATTTCCCCATTTTGCTTTCCATCTTTTCTTTCATTGTATTGTTGTTCTTTGTCTTGCTGTTTCTAGggtgttctttttgttttttgaaataCTGCCTGTTGTCTTTTGTTTAACTAATCAAGATTAATTTGCCACATTATTTTGCTCAAAGTACCTACTGTGCAGTCTGTACTTTTTTATCACTCTGATAAAAGATCTGACAGAGCTCCTACAGGGGAACCCTCTTGCGGTTGGGACACACAAAAGTGAGGGCTGCCCCTAAAACAGCCTTTTAGATCTTGCGGTCAAAAAAACACCTATTTGTCATGATTTATTGAGGCAGCGTTCCTTTTCACCACAGTGCATAGTTTGGCACtgtttatgtaaatgtaacagCAGCTCTAAATGTTGCCCCAAACAGGCACTTTAAATGTTACTTCAGTGAACAATTAAATGCTAAAGAATAAAAGAAGCTGGAAAAGCAAATCATGGTAGAACAACAGACATGACAACATGAGAGAAAtctattaaaaaacacacaaaccaagtGATCACAAAGGGTTGATCTGATGTCAGtagtgtgcatgtttgcatcttTGCTGTGACTCGGGCTGGGATCAGCAAGCACGCATTCTACAGTGGCTTTACTGGCTATTTTGTGTTTGACTGTTTATGAAGAAAAGATTTTCAGTAACAGTATGACTCAATTTACTCACATCTGCAATATGAGAACAGAGTGTATTCAAATAGAGACGGGGAATTGTAACTTTTTACAGCAgtaaaaataatcatttaaagGCTATAATTTTCTCAAGGTACATTTAAATTATGGTATACTCCCTCCACGTTGTATAATGCCTCAGTGGGTGCGCAAAAGCAACAAGGtacaaaaatactaataaaactAAACTCGCAGCAAAAAGGGTTATCATGTTGACTGTGTACTCACATGTGCAACAACAAGCATTGAATCATAGCAATCATGTCAAGTAAAGACAAATTTAAGGTTTTTATGTATGTGGACAGTTGCAGACTTGGCAGGCTTGCACAAACTTGAGTATTGATGCGACATgctacatccatccatccacacatttTGCACATATAAACTGTGGacagaaaatgacatttatgttATGTGGGACATGGAAATCATGAATtggcaaacaaaatacacacatgcaaccCATGAGACAggtccaaacacacactgcatccctCTCAGTCTAAATGACTCACTTTATTAAAGAGATTTATAAGGGCATATAAATGAGACTTTGATGAGAAACACCGCCCTGGCAATAAAGAAATACTCCTGTGGCACCATCAAGCCTCAGCCTGCCGTTTAGAGGAAGACCCAGTAGTAGCACTGTCTAAAAGGCCGAGCTCAGATCCTGCAAAAGACTTCAGCTCCAGCTATGTAGCAGGGGAGGCAGAGGGGGGATAACTATGACCCCAAATTccccctcctctgtgtgtgtgtgtgttccagactGAAGATTTAAAGGACATGGGTGGGATATGAAGCCTTCCAAGAATTCAGACAAGCAGTTttcatccttcagctgctcTCTACAGAATAACTGCTCAAAACAGATCATCAGCAACTGATTTTATTTACAATTCAAAAAATTGAACTGGAATACCAGATGGATAATGAAATTGCAGGGAAAGGTTTACATACATATAATGTGTGGTCAGAGGAGCTATAGCTGAAAAAATGTAGCTTAACTAATGTCTGTTATCCAGTCGTTATCCACAGTAGCAACATggtcacacatcacacactcctGACTGAAGATCAGTTATCCTTTTTGATTGCTACTCAATTCTCCAAAACTTAAACTGCTCATCGGGGCAGCCCTTTACTATAAAGTTCAGTTCAAGCTGCTTTCCATATAATGGTTCAGTTATCATAATCATTTCTACACTTGTTTAAAATAGtcaaatattttcatttcaaatCAATGCCAAAGTGTAAACAAATTACAAGTCAATTGTACCGACGCAAAAAGATGGCCCAGGCACTGCTGTCCCCTGCACTTCACATCCAAAACAAATGACATGTCCCATTTTTCTGTCCCGCAATCATTTTTATATCCCTGTGCAGAAATACCATGGGAGGCTTGTTAAAACATACTGCTGTCTGTTCATCTTTCTATATGAGAACAAGCGATAAAGCACTGATGTTTCTCTGTCCACAGACAAAGTGAAATTGATGTCCAGAAGCGAAACAGACAAATTGGTATAGATTTTTTGCCACAGGGGAAATTGTATCAACATCATTGTGTTCCATGACCTGGAGCTGAGGCTGAGTCTGAACTTTACACTCAACCAgcatgtgcatatgtgtggTAGGGAATGCAttctatgcacacacacacaatcagattAAGATTATTTACAAGCTATTCACAAACTTAGTTTTCATCTGt
This portion of the Parambassis ranga chromosome 3, fParRan2.1, whole genome shotgun sequence genome encodes:
- the smad3a gene encoding mothers against decapentaplegic homolog 3a, whose product is MSILPFTPPIVKRLLGWKKGEQNGQEEKWCEKAVKSLVKKLKKTGQLDELEKAITTQNINTKCITIPRSLDGRLQVSHRKGLPHVIYCRLWRWPDLQSHHELRAVELCEYAFHTKKDEVCVNPYHYQRVETPVLPPVLVPRHTEIPSEFPPLDDYSHSIPENTNFPAGIEPQSNYIPETPPPGYLSEDGETSDHQMTHSMDTSSPNLSPNPVSPTHSNLDLQPVTYCEPAFWCSISYYELNQRVGETFHASQPSLTVDGFTDPSNSERFCLGLLSNVNRNAAVELTRRHIGRGVRLYYIGGEVFAECLSDSAIFVQSPNCNQRYGWHPATVCKIPPGCNLKIFNNQEFAALLAQSVNQGFEAVYQLTRMCTIRMSFVKGWGAEYRRQTVTSTPCWIELHLNGPLQWLDKVLTQMGSPSIRCSSVS